The following coding sequences are from one Aeromicrobium duanguangcaii window:
- the gcvH gene encoding glycine cleavage system protein GcvH, translated as MIPEDLFYSAEHEWVRLEGDVAIIGITDFAQDQLGDIVYVDLPSQGDAVESGTVVGELESTKSVSDVFTPVSGEVIASNDALEATPEVINSDPYGEGWLIKVRTTGEDVTEGLLTAEAYSAVVSG; from the coding sequence GTGATCCCTGAAGACCTGTTCTACAGCGCAGAGCACGAGTGGGTGCGGCTGGAAGGCGATGTCGCCATCATCGGCATCACCGACTTCGCCCAGGACCAGCTCGGCGACATCGTCTACGTCGATCTCCCGTCCCAGGGCGACGCCGTCGAGTCCGGCACGGTCGTCGGCGAGCTCGAGTCCACGAAGTCGGTCTCGGACGTGTTCACGCCCGTCTCCGGTGAGGTCATCGCCAGCAACGACGCCCTCGAGGCGACGCCCGAGGTGATCAACTCCGACCCCTACGGCGAGGGCTGGTTGATCAAGGTCCGGACGACCGGCGAGGACGTCACCGAAGGGCTGCTCACGGCCGAGGCGTACTCGGCTGTGGTGAGCGGCTGA
- a CDS encoding FHA domain-containing protein, producing the protein MTTPDGFDETNFIPVIDADTEEMSAGDVFAVENLPVGNAMLLVQRGPDAGSRFLLDQDVVSAGRHPSSDIFLDDISVSRRHATFSRRGGGYVVTDLGSLNGTYVNRDRIDGDIPLSGGDEVQLGKYRLIYFPGTVVSESGQ; encoded by the coding sequence GTGACGACGCCGGACGGTTTCGATGAGACCAACTTCATCCCGGTCATCGACGCCGATACCGAGGAGATGTCGGCGGGCGACGTGTTCGCCGTCGAGAACCTGCCGGTCGGCAATGCGATGTTGCTCGTGCAGCGGGGCCCGGACGCCGGCTCGCGCTTCCTGCTCGACCAGGACGTGGTCTCGGCGGGGCGTCATCCCTCCAGCGACATCTTCCTCGACGACATCAGCGTCTCGCGCCGGCACGCGACGTTCTCGCGTCGTGGCGGCGGTTACGTCGTCACCGACCTGGGCAGCCTCAACGGCACCTACGTCAACCGTGACCGCATCGACGGCGACATCCCGCTGTCGGGCGGCGACGAGGTCCAGCTGGGCAAGTACCGCCTGATCTACTTCCCCGGCACCGTCGTCTCCGAAAGCGGTCAGTGA